Within the Paenibacillus sp. AN1007 genome, the region GAGGGATGTAAAAGATGACGAAAGACGAAATCATTAATGCTGCTGAGTCAGGAGAATTCATTGTAGATCCTGGCTATCAATGTTTTGCTGGCCTCGACGGGACAGAAGCCAGGCGATATTTGGAAAGTAAGGGGTTTAACGTTGTTCGGAACTTCGACACGGGTCGAAATGAGATTACAATAACAACCTGTGCCTTTACCTTTCTACCAATGGCTACATCTATAAAAAGTTATAGGTTTGTTTAAAAACGTATTTGCAGCGGAGAAATTTCGTATTCCGCATCACGAAAAAAATCAAAATTTGAAGAGTGCTATATGACAAATGCAATACATGAAAAATCAACAATAGAAGAAGCAATCCAGACCGCGTTAGAAATCGAATGAACCGAGGCTGCATTGAAACAGATGAAAGAACGTTTGAAGACTTATGTCGATGAACATGGAGCACTTCAAGCTGCGGATAAAATTTGGGAGTACAGCCATACCAGAAGCTGGTCTTTTAAACCTGATGGGTTGGGTGAACTTGCGGTTGCGATCACAGCGGAAGGGAAAAATGCTTGGGATTACCTGAGTCTTTCTTCAACTCGCTGAAAAAATTTGGTTGGGAGGACGTCTCTTTGTCCGGGTACGGTACGTTGAAAGAGACTAAACGTTTTGCTTCTCGCAAAGTGTAGTTGTGACATGACAATCTAATTCAAAAGAGCCTTTCGCCTGGCACTAAATGGCGGTGTTTAATTCCGACACCGCCATTGCGGGGTCGGGATAAACGGAAAGGGGAATATATGAAAAACTTCTCGGTAAACGAAACTCAATTGGCTTCTTTGCCTCGTCGAAGACGTGAACACGCTGAAAAGTTATTACAACTGATTGAACGAGTATTGCAAGAAGATGTTCCTAGTGAAGAATGAAAGTTATTGCTAGTCGCAAACAGCGTTCTAAACACAAGGATACGATTGATCGGAATGGAATCCGGCAAGGGAGTGACATTGAGCAACTGCTGCCTGTGGAGCTAGGCAGTTACGCCAGCCCCATTAGCAAATTGGATTTCTTACGTCGTATGCGGAAGGCCGAGCCCTTCAGTATTATACCAAGGGAAAAGAACATCTCGGTAAAGGGCCCATTATCCTGTGTCTCGATCAATCCGGGAGTATGAAGGGCCAGATACGATCTCCAAGGGATTTGCAATAGCTCTCATGAGCATTGCTCGGAAACAGAGAAGGGACTTTGCGTGGATTCCATTTTCCTCACATGCTTCTGATGCGATCATCTATGAACGAGGAAAAGTTGAAGTGCGGGATATGATTAAACTTGCAACCGTTTTTCTTGACGGAGGCACGAATTTTGTACAACCCTTAAACAAAGCAAGTGAAGTCATTAAACAAAGTCGATTTAATCAAGCGGACATTATTTTTGTCACTGATGGGGAAGCGCATGTAAATCATGGTTTCTTAGAAGCGTGGAATAGCTTGAAGGAGCAAAAAGGATTCTCTGTCTTGTCCTTGTTATTGGGGAAAGAATCCATTCATGGTGTTGACGGATTTTCAGATCGAATTGTTCGGGCCTCTTCGTTTGAGGATCAATCTATACAGCAAGCTTTTGATATATGACCAAAAAACAGGGCGTGTACAATGCGTCCTGTTTTCTTAATATGAGGAGGATACAAGTATGAAAAGATCAAGTATTCAGAGAACAACAAAAAGCCTTTTAAATATACGTGACCGCATTCGATTTGATTTGCTGGGAAGTCAATATGAGATAAATGAACTTAAATCAACAAGTTGGTATAAATCTAAATTAAATAAATCAGGCAGAGATCAATTGAAGTCCTATATACATGCTAAATTTTAAACGGATTCAGGGGGGAATACGGCAAGAGCTAGAGAAGGAACGACTTAGAACCCAATAACGTAAGTAAAACCTAGCCCATTCAATTTTAGAAAGCAAATTATTTTCTAGACTTATTATGAAGCACAACCGGGTATGATATATTATGGTGAGAAATAAGACTATAGCCCTAAGATTATAAAAATACCTGAATTTGAATTTGTTCCCGTAGATCTATTGGAGATAATTGGAATTTTTTCTATAGAGCATTCTCTTAATACCTCATTGAATCAAGAGACGGTAGTTTAAAAAGAAAAAAACGGTTCCCTGCTCTTTGGGATATAGCTAAAGTTCCAATATCATAAAAAAGGTGGATTAATATGAAACTTACTAAAAATATACTATCAGAGCTAGAGGATAAATTAAGAGAGCATTCATTTCAATTTGAGGATTCTTCGAATCCTTGGATTTTTGTGAGATCTAGAGAAGGTTATATCAAAGAGTACATTGAAATTGATAAAAGTAATTGGGAATCGAATGCTATTCGATGTACGTTTCAAACAGGTTCAGAATCCGTAAGCATCACTAAGCTTGCGGAGCGTAAAGTTGATGAATGGTACGTATATCAAAATGAGCAAGAATTAAGAGAAGTTCTTCACAAACTTAAGGAAATTATAGAGCAATATGCGTTACCATGGTTTGCTGAAAATACTCAATTGATCCCATCCGCTACTCCAAATTATTTAGATGCAAGCTGGAAAGATTCTATTCAAGAATTTATGGAAAAAAACAAAATTGATATTAATAACTCTGAGTCTGTTGAAATACTAGATCAATTAGTTATAAGTAATCTTTCCCAAAAAGATATTTACTTTATTAGTTACTGTTATGGCGAGATAATTATCAGTCAATTCGGTGGCGAATGGAAGTATGATGCAAATAACGGACCAAGAGTAGATAACATTGGTGGTAATCCTGCGTTTAAACGTGTGCCTCATGATTTTGTTAATAAAGTTATAGAAAATAAAAACTTGTCATTACAAAGATATTTTGAAGATATTGCATTTGTGTTAGAGGATTAAGAAGAGTTCAAATGTTTAACTGTGGCGGATCGTTAAGGTTTTAACTTTTTTACTCCAGAACTTTCCACAAAAAGGAGTGAAAAACTTCTCACTGGCTTAAACTTGTGAGGAGTTTTTTTTGAATTAATAGCAAATATACCTATTTTGTTGAATTATTATTGAATAAAAATAAGACATAAACTAGAACTGATTTTTTTAAAGGATAGGAACTTCTAGGTAGATTAGTTGAACCCGTAGTCACTTATTTAGAAACTAGACCAAGGTACGAATCATTAACTGGCTAATACAGTTATAGTAATAAAAAAATTATTCAATTTAAAAAGTATTTTTGATGATGATTGTCAAGAGGCCAGGTTAGCCTAAGACCCTTTTTTGCTATTAAAGTTAATAAATATTTCTGCGAAATTCAAATGTTTATGTATTTTTGCAGAAAAAACATTGATCAATGGTAGAATAATCCATATGATTACCTATATAGATAACAAAGACATAAAAAATGGATTTTATCAGTGGAGGTGAAACCATCCTTGGAAGTGATAACTCAACAATCAATTCGGGCAGAGTTGTTAAATTACATAGAAGAAAACCAAATGCTTGTTTATCATTTTGCTGAAATATCGGGTATAAATTCTGGAACCCTTAGTCGCTTCATAAATGGTTCTCAACTCATTCCGATTAAAGCTCTTGATAGAATGACATAAGCGATGGGACTTGAAGAGGGCACTTTTTATGATTTATATGTAGATGAGATGCTACTCGATCCATCAACAGATTGGAGAAGGTTACGGCCGTTTCTAATTAGATGCTCACAGTTAAATAAGCTAACCTGTATTGAAAAAATTGTTGATCTTATGTTGGAGAAATCTTACTATATTTCTTCGCTATTTGATTTTGCTGAATCTTTGTATTATGAAGGTAATAGTACGGCATCACTTCTTATATATAAAAAAGTATCAGAAGGAGAACGTTACCAACACGCGGAGAGATTGGCTGTGTGCCAGTATAGAATCTTCAAATTATCACTAGGGGATGATCAGCAACACAATTATGAGCTTGCTCTTGTATTCGAGCCTTTTGTCAAAAGGTTAAGTGAATCAGAACAATTAGATGCATTGAAAGATCTAGCTAACTTGTATTTGTCTTTAAGGCTATGGGATAAGTCTAAAGAATTAAGCACGGAAATGGGACGATTAGCCAGAATACAATATGAACAAAAACACAAGAGAACAGGGAAGAAAGTGAGAGCAACTGGCCCTAAGAAAATGCTGTTCGGATATATTTTGTACTCGCATGTACTTTTAGGGACTGTGGCTGATGAAACTGGTCAATATAATGAAGCGTTTTATCATCTTGAAAAATATGTGGACCATAGTTGGATCGTTGAATCTGGAGAGATAGCGGAAAAAACAAAGCAACAATTCTTGGTGTGGGCCACAGCCAATAGATTACTTTATAGAGTAATGACAGGAGAAACTGATCTTATTGATGAGTATGTGAATTCTTTGGCCAACAATGAAGACGAAATACTTCTGGGTCTTTTCAAGGTTGTGAAGGCAGCATTGAAATATTCCTATAATATTGATCATATCTTAGAACGTTATCATGAAATGATCCAAACTCAAGTTAATTCACAGAAAAAGCACGGCTCATATACGTCTCAATTGATTAACGATAGATTTGTAATTTTTTTAGCCGATATAGCTGAATATTATAATAACTCTTTTAGACCAGAGATTGGCATTATCTTTGTGTTGGAGAGTTTGGCAATATCTGCTAAAGTAAATAATGATTCTTATTTAGTCAGAAACTTTTGTTTATTTGAAAAAATGAGGCATGTGGCTTTACATTCCCAACTAGATAAGTATCAAGGAATTTTAAGGGAGGTTGAATTAGGCATATGAAAAAGTCAGTAATCATTCCTTTCACAGCTCTAAGTATCTTATTGATGGCTACATTTAATCAGGTGTCAGCTGACAATAATGATTGTAAAACACCAAAAGATGTTCCGAATGTGAAAACTAGTTCTCATGGCGGAGGCGGTTGGTAAACATAATAACCCTAATAAAACCTCCAGTATACGGAGGTTTTTTAATTGTCTTTTTTGTATATATTCACCAATCTGAAATTTGAATAGAAAGAGTTAGGATTATTTATAGAGGTGATTTGCTATGTCGACTAATCCTACAATTAAAGAAAAAATAGAACAAGAAAGGGATGTCTTAAACAAGTTAGTTAGCATCCACGGTATTGAACATCCTCTGGTTATTAAACAATCTGAACGGTTAGATGAATTAATAAATCAACACAATAAAACTAAGAAATCATCCAGTTAGGTCAGTCACGTAGTGAATTATGATATAAAGCAATAGAAAGGTTCATGAATCACAACTCATGTATCTGGAAGTTTATCTTACGAATATACTATTAGTTTCGGGCTAGTTACATAGATTTAACTTGGTACAACTTTCATTGGCCCACTAATTGAGCATAAGAGACTTTTATTCATTTGAAGTATTTAATTAAGTGAAGACTCTTTCTCAGTAGACTACCTCTCTCATGACTAGTAAAGAAATTCAATACTAAGCCTGGCATCATGGAGGACAGTAAATGAAGAATCACACAATTTATTTTCCGTGGGACATACAGAAGAGAAGTGCAGAGTGCTATGTAAGAGCAATCATAAAAGAGTTTGGACTACCACTCCCTTTAAAGATTAATTTAATCTTGCCTTCAAAAAAGTATATTTTAGAGATAGAGCATTAAGTATATAAGTGAATAGAATGTCTATGTAGAATTATTAAGTGTCTATATTTTGATTGGAGTATTTGTTGCTAGAAAGTTGTTTGTAACACTAAAGCGTTGGGGCAAGAGGGATGAAGCAAATTAGGAGAAAAACTAAGTCGCCCTTTTGCAGATCTGGAAACTTCAATGACTACGTTGAAAATGGAGGAAAGTTTGGGCTGAGAGGGAAGTATAGGTGTAGATAAAAAATGAAAAAGGCGTTTCGGAATAAGATACGCCTTGTGACATACTTAGTTTATTTTAAAAGAACCGTTTATAACCGTAGAGCAACTGACGATATCATGTAATGGAATCCATTCTGTGGCTTTTTGGTGCTTTATTTTAACTCTTTCTCTATCAGCGGACATTTCTATTTTACCTATGTACTTTGATTTATCTTCAAAATCAAACAAACCTTGTATTGCTTTTTCTCAGCTATAAGCAGATCTTTAATCACACTTAATCCTCCATTCAAGTTTATTATTAAAAGTATAACATGTGATTCAGTGTTTTGGCGGGGAAATGTAAAGACAAAAGAGCAGGAGGACTGGATTCTCACTGCTCTTTCTGTTTTATTGTATTGTATATTCATTTACTTCAAACGTTAAAATCTTATCGAATATCATATAATCTGTACGCTTGCTGAATGGACCTTTGTTGTTGATGTATTTGTTGATTGCGAACTTGGCCGGACCGTTGCCTGCATAGCGACTATCATACCAGTTGAGGAATGCATTAATATCGGTCATTGGGAGATCATATTCTTTCTCTAAACCAGTTGTCAATGTGACAACTAGGATAGCACGGTCCCCAGATGGTTGTTCTGGTTCAGGATCAACTGGATCAGGTTCAGTTGGTGTAGGGGCAGGAGTTACTGGTTGGTAAGAGCTTAAAGCTCCATCCATTTCTACTGAGTAAAGAAACAAATAATTTTTAGTATTATTTATAAATTCTACCGAGTGTTCCCCTTGAGATAATTCTAACTTTTCGTACATAATGCGCGGGCCTTTTATATCGGAACCTTTAAGAGATATTTTATCAACTTTTACCCCATCTATAATGACATCAATATCGTCTGAACCTGACCACCAAGTTGAAGAAATCAGGCGTAGTTTAGTACCGGTGAAGTTAAATTTAAAATTTGTTCCTGTCGCTTGCCATGGAGAGTTCCAACTGAATGCACCTGAATTATCTCGAAACCATTTTCCTCCGCCATATGTGATATTTTCATCATCAAATTCATAACGAGTCCAACCTTCTTCTGGTTATCAAGAGGATCACCAACTGAGGCTGCAAAAATAGTGCTTTGGCCTACACCTAAAATTAATAAGAAGCTTAGTAGAGCTAGGAGCGAAACTTTTTTAAAACTATTCATATGTATTCTCCTTCAGATTGTATTTTCATATTCGATAATAAAATTAAATTAAATCCATGTCTAAACAAATATGTCTATATATTCAATTTAGTGTTAGATAAAACAAAGAAAGCTTTACCGACCTTTCTAAGTCGATAAAGCTGATGATTTCTATCCTATTTCTTTTAGTAATCCTTCATTGTTATTCCTTACATTACCGACTTCCTTCGGCACCTCATAAGCTCTCATTTCAGATGTATTATATGGCTTGAGCAGACTGAGTAAAGACTGGACATCATTATTATCTCTCCCAAGCCATTCAGCCTCATCATCGGGATTCAGGATCACCGGCATACGATTATGAATGTCTTCCATGAGACTGTTCGGTTCGGTAGTAATGATGGTACATGTACTCAATTTGTTTCCTTCTGGATCTGTCCAGGTATCGTGCAGGCCAGCAAGCGAGAATAAACGCTCATCCTTCATCAAAATGCGCATAGGACGCTTTCCCGTATCTTCTTTCTTCCACTCATAAAATCCGTTTGTCGGTATGATACAACGCTTGGAACTGATCAATCGCTTGAAGGCTGGCTTCTCAGCAAGTGTCTCAGCCCGAGCATTAATCATCTTGCTCCCGATCTTATCATCCTTTGCCCAGGAAGGGACGAGTCCCCATCTAAGAGCACCCAACTTATTATTACCTTCCTTGCCAGCTATGATTGTAGGAATGTATTGCATAGGTGCTGCGTTATAATTTGGTCTGTATTCGAATCCATCAGCTATAGAAGCCATATACCGTTCCATTATCTCATCCAAAGGATCAGTGATTGTAAATCTACCACACATACTAATGCACCTCCTGTAAATCTATAATCAAACAATAAACTGTTCAAACACAGGTGTACGGAGCAAACCTGATTTAGTCCAATTTCGCATTTTAACTCGGGCTTGAATCCGGGGCTGAAGATAAACATGATTCTTGTCTTCTCCAGTTAC harbors:
- a CDS encoding XRE family transcriptional regulator, with the protein product MGLEEGTFYDLYVDEMLLDPSTDWRRLRPFLIRCSQLNKLTCIEKIVDLMLEKSYYISSLFDFAESLYYEGNSTASLLIYKKVSEGERYQHAERLAVCQYRIFKLSLGDDQQHNYELALVFEPFVKRLSESEQLDALKDLANLYLSLRLWDKSKELSTEMGRLARIQYEQKHKRTGKKVRATGPKKMLFGYILYSHVLLGTVADETGQYNEAFYHLEKYVDHSWIVESGEIAEKTKQQFLVWATANRLLYRVMTGETDLIDEYVNSLANNEDEILLGLFKVVKAALKYSYNIDHILERYHEMIQTQVNSQKKHGSYTSQLINDRFVIFLADIAEYYNNSFRPEIGIIFVLESLAISAKVNNDSYLVRNFCLFEKMRHVALHSQLDKYQGILREVELGI
- a CDS encoding SOS response-associated peptidase — protein: MCGRFTITDPLDEIMERYMASIADGFEYRPNYNAAPMQYIPTIIAGKEGNNKLGALRWGLVPSWAKDDKIGSKMINARAETLAEKPAFKRLISSKRCIIPTNGFYEWKKEDTGKRPMRILMKDERLFSLAGLHDTWTDPEGNKLSTCTIITTEPNSLMEDIHNRMPVILNPDDEAEWLGRDNNDVQSLLSLLKPYNTSEMRAYEVPKEVGNVRNNNEGLLKEIG
- a CDS encoding aspartyl-phosphate phosphatase Spo0E family protein, yielding MSTNPTIKEKIEQERDVLNKLVSIHGIEHPLVIKQSERLDELINQHNKTKKSSS